A DNA window from Streptomyces sp. 71268 contains the following coding sequences:
- a CDS encoding MerR family transcriptional regulator, whose translation MNEELIAGELITIGELAGRTRLSPKALRLYGDRGLLSPAHVDPRTGFRRYGPDQVERARRIALLRAAGMPLARVAEVLDADAARSSRLLDAYWRERRAEHAARRAAVDHARHVLTGDGPAAYAIAERAVPEQRVVCVRRHVGAAELPGFLAEATEVLFHHLRQADACLSGPVFAAYHGLVGEDFDGLVEVCVPTRNAVEPGPRIAVRVEPAHREAYTTLARRETGYAAMAAAHDAVGAWPGARGYARGGPSREVYHPNWATAASPDEPVVDVACPFVPAPGAAGAPVDGPAGAGPAAVGGRAPGDRG comes from the coding sequence GTGAACGAGGAACTGATCGCCGGGGAACTGATCACCATCGGAGAGCTGGCGGGCCGCACGCGGCTGAGCCCCAAGGCGCTGCGGCTGTACGGGGACCGGGGGCTGCTGTCACCCGCGCACGTCGACCCGCGCACCGGGTTCCGCCGCTACGGCCCCGACCAGGTGGAGCGGGCCCGCCGCATCGCGCTGCTGCGCGCGGCGGGCATGCCGCTGGCCCGCGTCGCCGAGGTGCTGGACGCCGACGCCGCGCGCTCGTCGCGACTGCTCGACGCCTACTGGCGTGAGCGGCGGGCCGAGCACGCCGCCCGCCGGGCGGCCGTCGACCACGCGCGCCACGTGCTGACCGGCGACGGCCCCGCCGCGTACGCGATCGCCGAGCGTGCCGTGCCCGAGCAGAGGGTCGTCTGCGTCCGGCGGCACGTGGGCGCCGCCGAGTTGCCCGGCTTCCTCGCCGAGGCCACCGAGGTGCTCTTCCACCACCTCCGGCAGGCCGACGCCTGTCTGTCGGGGCCGGTCTTCGCCGCGTACCACGGCCTGGTCGGCGAGGACTTTGACGGGCTGGTCGAGGTGTGCGTCCCGACCCGGAACGCGGTCGAGCCGGGCCCACGGATCGCGGTACGCGTCGAGCCCGCCCACCGCGAGGCGTACACCACCCTGGCCCGGCGGGAGACCGGGTACGCGGCGATGGCCGCCGCCCACGACGCGGTCGGCGCCTGGCCAGGCGCGCGGGGGTACGCCCGTGGCGGCCCCTCGCGGGAGGTCTACCACCCGAACTGGGCGACGGCCGCGTCCCCCGACGAGCCGGTGGTGGACGTGGCCTGCCCGTTCGTCCCGGCGCCGGGGGCCGCCGGGGCTCCGGTCGACGGCCCGGCCGGCGCGGGTCCGGCGGCGGTCGGCGGGCGGGCACCGGGCGACCGGGGGTAG
- the pdxT gene encoding pyridoxal 5'-phosphate synthase glutaminase subunit PdxT — MSRTPTVGVLALQGDVREHLVALASADAVARPVRRPEELDEVDALVIPGGESTTMSKLAGVFGLLEPLRERVRAGLPMYGTCAGMIMLADKVLDGRDDQETLGGIDMIVRRNAFGRQNDSFEAAVEIKGVEGGPVDGVFIRAPWVESVGASVDVLAVHDGHTVAVRQGNVLATSFHPELTGDHRIHALFVDMVRER, encoded by the coding sequence GTGTCCCGCACCCCCACCGTCGGCGTCCTCGCCCTCCAGGGCGACGTCCGCGAACACCTCGTCGCGCTGGCCTCGGCCGACGCCGTGGCCCGCCCCGTACGCCGCCCCGAAGAGCTCGACGAGGTGGACGCCCTGGTCATCCCCGGCGGCGAGTCCACCACGATGTCCAAGCTCGCCGGCGTCTTCGGCCTGCTGGAACCGCTGCGCGAGCGGGTACGGGCGGGGCTGCCGATGTACGGCACGTGCGCGGGCATGATCATGCTGGCCGACAAGGTCCTCGACGGCCGGGACGACCAGGAGACCCTCGGCGGCATCGACATGATCGTGCGCCGCAACGCCTTCGGCCGGCAGAACGACTCCTTCGAGGCGGCCGTCGAGATCAAGGGCGTCGAGGGCGGCCCCGTGGACGGCGTGTTCATCCGCGCGCCCTGGGTCGAGTCCGTCGGCGCCTCGGTCGACGTGCTGGCCGTGCACGACGGCCACACCGTCGCCGTCCGCCAGGGCAACGTGCTCGCCACCTCCTTCCACCCGGAGCTGACCGGCGACCACCGGATACACGCCCTGTTCGTGGACATGGTGCGCGAGCGCTGA
- the pgsA gene encoding phosphatidylinositol phosphate synthase — protein sequence MLNKYARAFFTRVLTPFAALLIRLGVSPDAVTLIGTGGVMAGALVFYPQGEFFWGTVVITLFVFSDLVDGNMARQLGRSSRWGAFLDSTLDRVADGAIFGGLALWYAGGGDSVTLCAVTIFCLASGQVVSYTKARGESIGLPVNVNGLVERAERLVVSLVACGFSGLHKFGVPHIDILLPIALWAVGVGSLVTLVQRVVTVRREALEADAENGEGASESTAAAGASARRGSERA from the coding sequence ATGCTGAACAAGTACGCGCGTGCGTTCTTCACGCGTGTTCTCACGCCGTTCGCCGCCCTGCTCATCCGGCTCGGGGTCAGCCCCGACGCCGTGACCCTCATCGGAACCGGTGGGGTCATGGCCGGCGCGCTGGTCTTCTACCCCCAGGGCGAGTTCTTCTGGGGCACGGTGGTCATCACCCTGTTCGTCTTCTCCGACCTGGTCGACGGCAACATGGCGCGCCAGCTCGGCCGCTCAAGCCGCTGGGGCGCCTTCCTCGACTCGACGCTCGACCGGGTCGCCGACGGCGCGATCTTCGGCGGGCTCGCCCTGTGGTACGCCGGTGGCGGCGACAGCGTCACGCTGTGCGCGGTGACCATCTTCTGCCTGGCCAGCGGCCAGGTCGTGTCGTACACCAAGGCCCGCGGCGAGTCCATCGGGCTGCCGGTGAACGTCAACGGCCTCGTCGAGCGCGCCGAGCGGCTGGTCGTCTCGCTGGTCGCGTGCGGCTTCTCGGGGCTGCACAAGTTCGGCGTCCCGCACATCGACATCCTGCTGCCGATCGCGCTGTGGGCGGTCGGCGTGGGCAGCCTGGTCACGCTGGTCCAGCGCGTGGTCACGGTGCGGCGCGAGGCACTTGAGGCGGACGCCGAGAACGGCGAGGGCGCCTCGGAGTCCACCGCCGCGGCCGGCGCCTCGGCCCGCAGGGGGAGCGAGCGGGCGTGA
- a CDS encoding YebC/PmpR family DNA-binding transcriptional regulator has translation MSGHSKWATTKHKKAVIDAKRGKLFAKLIKNIEVAARTGGADPDGNPTLFDAIQKAKKSSVPNKNIDSAVKRGAGLEAGGADYETIMYEGYGPNGVAVLIECLTDNRNRAASDVRVAMTRNGGSMADPGSVSYLFNRKGVVIVPKGELAEDDVLGAVLDAGAEEVNDLGETFEVISEATDLVAVRTALQQEGIDYDSADANFVPTMQVQLDEEGARKIFKLIDALEDSDDVQNVFANFDVSDEVMEKVDA, from the coding sequence ATGTCCGGCCACTCTAAATGGGCTACGACGAAGCACAAGAAGGCCGTGATCGATGCCAAGCGCGGCAAGCTCTTCGCGAAGCTGATCAAGAACATCGAGGTCGCCGCGCGGACCGGCGGAGCCGACCCGGACGGCAACCCGACCCTCTTCGACGCCATCCAGAAGGCCAAGAAGAGCTCCGTGCCGAACAAGAACATCGACAGCGCGGTCAAGCGCGGCGCGGGTCTTGAGGCGGGCGGCGCCGACTACGAGACGATCATGTACGAGGGCTACGGCCCGAACGGTGTCGCGGTGCTCATCGAGTGCCTGACGGACAACCGCAACCGCGCGGCCTCGGACGTGCGCGTGGCCATGACCCGTAACGGCGGCTCGATGGCCGACCCGGGCTCGGTCTCGTACCTGTTCAACCGCAAGGGCGTAGTGATCGTCCCTAAGGGCGAGTTGGCCGAGGACGACGTGCTCGGCGCCGTGCTCGACGCGGGCGCCGAGGAGGTCAACGACCTCGGCGAGACGTTCGAGGTGATCAGCGAGGCCACCGACCTGGTGGCCGTGCGCACCGCGCTCCAGCAGGAGGGCATCGACTACGACTCGGCCGATGCCAACTTCGTGCCCACCATGCAGGTCCAGTTGGACGAGGAGGGCGCGCGCAAGATCTTCAAGCTCATCGACGCGCTGGAGGACAGCGACGACGTGCAGAACGTCTTCGCCAACTTCGACGTGTCGGACGAGGTCATGGAGAAGGTCGACGCCTAG
- a CDS encoding elongation factor G-like protein EF-G2, with protein MGDKTSTHPGAAGRAPTADRPSAIRNVVLVGHSGAGKTTLVEALALATGAVNRAGRVEDGGCLSDYDAIEHRQHRSVQLSLVPVEWGGIKINLLDTPGYADFVGELRAGLRAADAALFVVSAADGVDGATRMVWQECAAVGMPRAIVITHLEAARADFDEMTETCREAFGGDDPDAVLPLYLPLHGAAGPDGHRPVTGLIGLLSEQVHDYGSGERTQRPPDAEEAPLVAAARNRLIEGIIAESEDETLMDRYLGGEDIDVKTLIEDLERAVARGSFHPVLAAAPAADGSRQGLGTTELLELITGGFPTPLERVPPAVTTPQGAPRPALTCDPAGPLAAEVVKTSSDPYVGRVSLVRIFSGTLRPDETVHVSGHGLEDRGHEDHDVDERVGALSAPFGKQQHTVPQAVAGDLACVGKLSRAETGDTLSAKDDPLLMEPWVMPEPLLPIAIEAHSKADEDKLSQGLARLVAEDPTMRLEHNPDTHQVVLWCLGEAHVDVVLERLRARYGVRVDAVPHKVSLRETFGAAASGRGRHVKQSGGHGQYAICEIEVEPLPAGSGVEFVDKVVGGAVPRQFVPSVEKGVRAQAARGVAAGYPLVDVRVTLVDGKAHSVDSSDAAFQTAGALALREAAADCRIDLLEPVCELRVSIADEYVGAVMSDLSGRRGRVVGTEQTGSGLTLVRAEVPEWEISRYAVDLRSLSHGTGRFDRSYVRHEPMPPQLAERMREPAKSQA; from the coding sequence ATGGGCGACAAGACGAGCACGCATCCAGGGGCCGCCGGCAGGGCGCCGACGGCCGACCGCCCCAGCGCGATCCGGAACGTGGTGCTGGTCGGCCACAGCGGGGCGGGCAAGACCACGCTGGTGGAGGCGCTGGCGCTGGCCACCGGGGCGGTGAACCGGGCCGGCCGGGTCGAGGACGGGGGCTGCCTGTCCGACTACGACGCGATCGAGCACCGCCAGCACCGGTCCGTACAGCTCTCGCTGGTCCCCGTCGAATGGGGCGGCATCAAGATCAACCTACTGGACACACCAGGCTACGCCGACTTCGTCGGGGAGCTGAGGGCCGGTCTGCGAGCCGCGGACGCGGCCCTTTTCGTGGTGTCCGCCGCGGACGGCGTGGACGGCGCGACGCGCATGGTGTGGCAGGAGTGCGCCGCCGTCGGCATGCCCCGGGCCATCGTCATCACCCATTTGGAGGCAGCTCGCGCCGACTTCGACGAGATGACCGAGACCTGCCGCGAAGCCTTCGGCGGCGACGACCCCGACGCGGTGCTGCCGCTGTACCTGCCCCTGCACGGCGCCGCGGGCCCCGACGGGCACCGCCCGGTCACCGGGCTGATCGGGCTGCTCTCGGAACAGGTCCACGACTACGGATCGGGCGAACGCACCCAGCGTCCCCCGGACGCGGAAGAGGCCCCCCTGGTGGCCGCGGCCCGCAACCGGCTCATCGAGGGCATCATCGCCGAGAGCGAGGACGAGACCCTCATGGACCGCTACCTCGGCGGCGAGGACATCGACGTCAAGACGCTCATCGAGGACCTGGAGCGGGCGGTGGCGCGCGGCTCCTTCCACCCGGTGCTGGCCGCCGCCCCGGCCGCGGACGGCTCCCGCCAGGGGCTTGGCACCACCGAACTCCTGGAGCTGATCACCGGCGGCTTCCCCACGCCGCTGGAGCGCGTGCCCCCGGCCGTGACCACACCCCAGGGCGCGCCGCGTCCCGCCCTCACCTGTGATCCGGCGGGCCCGCTGGCCGCCGAGGTCGTGAAGACCTCGTCCGACCCGTACGTCGGCCGCGTCTCGCTGGTACGGATCTTCTCCGGCACGCTGCGCCCCGACGAGACGGTGCACGTCTCCGGGCACGGCCTCGAAGACCGGGGCCACGAGGACCACGACGTGGACGAGCGCGTCGGCGCGCTGTCCGCGCCCTTCGGCAAGCAGCAGCACACCGTGCCGCAGGCCGTCGCGGGCGACCTGGCGTGCGTGGGCAAGCTGAGCCGGGCCGAGACCGGCGACACCCTCTCCGCCAAGGACGACCCGCTCCTGATGGAACCGTGGGTGATGCCGGAGCCGCTGCTGCCGATCGCCATCGAGGCACACAGCAAGGCCGACGAGGACAAGCTCTCCCAGGGCCTCGCGCGACTGGTCGCCGAGGACCCGACGATGCGCCTCGAACACAACCCGGACACCCACCAGGTGGTGCTGTGGTGCCTGGGCGAGGCGCACGTGGACGTCGTGTTGGAGCGGCTGCGCGCCCGGTACGGGGTGCGTGTGGACGCGGTGCCGCACAAGGTGTCGCTGCGCGAGACGTTCGGCGCCGCGGCCAGCGGCCGGGGCCGGCACGTCAAGCAGTCCGGCGGCCACGGCCAGTACGCCATCTGCGAGATCGAGGTGGAGCCGCTGCCGGCCGGCTCCGGCGTCGAGTTCGTGGACAAGGTCGTCGGCGGGGCCGTCCCCCGGCAGTTCGTGCCGTCCGTGGAGAAGGGCGTGCGCGCACAGGCGGCGCGCGGCGTCGCGGCCGGCTACCCGCTGGTGGACGTCCGCGTCACGCTGGTGGACGGCAAGGCGCACTCGGTGGACTCCTCCGACGCCGCGTTCCAGACCGCCGGCGCGCTGGCGCTACGCGAGGCCGCCGCCGACTGCCGCATCGACCTGCTGGAACCGGTGTGTGAGCTGCGCGTGAGCATCGCGGACGAGTACGTCGGGGCCGTGATGAGCGATCTGTCCGGGCGCCGTGGCCGCGTGGTGGGCACCGAGCAGACCGGCTCCGGCCTCACGCTGGTACGGGCCGAGGTGCCGGAGTGGGAGATCAGCCGCTACGCCGTGGACCTCCGCTCGCTCTCGCACGGCACGGGCCGCTTCGACCGCTCGTACGTGCGCCACGAGCCGATGCCCCCTCAGCTCGCCGAGCGCATGCGCGAACCGGCGAAAAGCCAGGCATAG
- a CDS encoding phosphatidylinositol mannoside acyltransferase yields the protein MRERLTDGLYGLGWSTLKALPDPVVTRLGRQAADAVWRRRGAGVRQLEANLARVVPDPTARRLAALSRLGMRSYTRYWLESFRLPTWSEDRIRDSFAPTGLHHLEKGLASGRGVVLALPHLANYDLAGAWVTTKLGVPFTTVMERLKPETLYDRFVAYREGLGMEVLPHTGGSAFGALARRLRAGGLVCLVADRDLSASGVEVTFFGETTKMPGGPASLAVRTGALLLPVTLWYDRSPIMRGRVHPAIEDPGTGTRAERTAVMTQRLADVFAEGIADHPYDWHMLQRLWLSDLDPRPATPGSPGTEPS from the coding sequence GTGAGGGAACGCCTGACCGACGGGCTCTACGGACTGGGCTGGAGCACCCTCAAGGCGCTGCCCGACCCGGTCGTCACCCGCCTCGGCCGGCAGGCCGCCGACGCCGTGTGGCGCCGCCGCGGCGCCGGGGTGCGCCAGTTGGAGGCGAACCTGGCGCGGGTGGTGCCGGACCCGACCGCGCGCCGCCTGGCCGCGCTCTCCCGACTCGGCATGCGCTCGTACACGCGCTACTGGCTGGAGTCCTTCCGGCTGCCGACCTGGAGCGAGGACCGCATCCGCGACAGCTTCGCGCCGACCGGCCTGCACCACCTGGAGAAGGGCCTGGCCAGCGGGCGCGGAGTGGTCCTGGCTCTGCCGCACCTGGCCAACTACGACCTGGCCGGGGCGTGGGTCACCACCAAGCTCGGGGTGCCGTTCACCACCGTCATGGAGCGGCTCAAGCCCGAGACGCTCTACGACCGGTTCGTCGCCTACCGCGAGGGCCTGGGCATGGAGGTGTTGCCGCACACCGGCGGCAGCGCGTTCGGCGCGCTCGCGCGGCGGCTGCGCGCCGGCGGCCTGGTGTGCCTGGTCGCCGACCGCGACCTGTCGGCGTCCGGCGTCGAGGTGACCTTCTTCGGCGAGACCACGAAGATGCCCGGCGGGCCCGCCTCGCTGGCCGTGCGCACCGGGGCGCTGCTGCTGCCGGTGACGCTCTGGTACGACCGGTCGCCGATCATGCGGGGTCGGGTGCACCCGGCGATCGAGGACCCGGGCACCGGCACCCGCGCCGAGCGGACCGCCGTGATGACCCAGCGCCTCGCCGACGTCTTCGCCGAGGGCATCGCGGATCACCCCTACGACTGGCACATGCTGCAACGGCTGTGGCTCAGCGATCTCGACCCCCGCCCAGCGACCCCCGGCAGCCCCGGAACGGAGCCGAGTTGA
- a CDS encoding HIT domain-containing protein, producing the protein MLARMTSEPEQQIGVGTQDAFQRLWTPHRMAYIQGENKPTGPGADDGCPFCTIPDKSDEDGLIIARGQHVYAVLNLYPYTSGHLMSVPFRHVADYTELRADETAELAEFTKAAMTALRTASGAHGFNIGMNQGSVAGAGIAAHLHQHVVPRWGGDTNFMPIVATTRVLPQLLADTRQLLADVWPLS; encoded by the coding sequence ATGCTGGCGCGCATGACGAGTGAGCCGGAGCAGCAGATCGGAGTCGGCACCCAGGACGCCTTCCAGCGCCTGTGGACGCCGCATCGGATGGCGTACATCCAGGGCGAGAACAAGCCGACCGGTCCGGGCGCTGATGACGGCTGTCCGTTCTGCACGATCCCCGACAAGAGCGACGAGGACGGTTTGATCATCGCCCGGGGCCAGCACGTGTACGCGGTGCTGAACCTGTACCCGTACACCTCCGGGCACCTCATGTCGGTCCCCTTCCGACACGTCGCCGACTACACCGAGCTGCGGGCCGACGAGACGGCCGAACTCGCCGAGTTCACCAAGGCCGCCATGACCGCGCTGCGCACCGCCTCCGGCGCGCACGGCTTCAACATCGGCATGAACCAGGGCAGCGTCGCGGGGGCCGGCATCGCCGCGCACCTGCACCAGCACGTGGTGCCGCGCTGGGGCGGCGACACGAACTTCATGCCCATCGTGGCCACCACCCGCGTCCTGCCCCAACTGCTGGCCGACACCCGGCAGTTGCTCGCGGACGTCTGGCCGCTGTCCTGA
- the pdxS gene encoding pyridoxal 5'-phosphate synthase lyase subunit PdxS yields MSSTSPSTPETASQHPETGTARVKRGMAEQLKGGVIMDVVTPEEAKIAEDAGAVAVMALERVPADIRKDGGVARMSDPDMIDGIINAVSIPVMAKSRIGHFVEAQVLQSLGVDYIDESEVLTPADEVNHSDKWAFTTPFVCGATNLGEALRRIAEGAAMIRSKGEAGTGNVVEAVRHLRQIKGEIGRLRSLDHNELFAAAKELRAPYELVKEVAELGKLPVVLFSAGGVATPADAALMRQLGAEGVFVGSGIFKSGDPAKRAAAIVKATTFYDDPKVIADASRDLGEAMVGINCDTLPESERYANRGW; encoded by the coding sequence GTGTCGAGCACGTCCCCCAGCACGCCTGAAACCGCTTCCCAGCACCCCGAGACCGGCACCGCCCGCGTCAAGCGCGGCATGGCCGAGCAGCTCAAGGGCGGCGTGATCATGGACGTCGTCACGCCGGAGGAGGCGAAGATCGCCGAGGACGCGGGCGCCGTCGCGGTGATGGCCCTGGAGCGCGTCCCGGCCGACATCCGCAAGGACGGCGGCGTGGCCCGGATGTCCGACCCGGACATGATCGACGGCATCATCAACGCCGTCTCCATCCCCGTGATGGCCAAGTCCCGCATCGGCCACTTCGTCGAGGCCCAGGTGCTCCAGTCGCTCGGCGTGGACTACATCGACGAGTCCGAGGTCCTCACCCCCGCCGACGAGGTCAACCACAGCGACAAGTGGGCCTTCACCACCCCCTTCGTCTGCGGCGCCACCAACCTCGGCGAGGCCCTGCGCCGCATCGCCGAGGGCGCGGCCATGATCCGCTCCAAGGGCGAGGCCGGCACCGGCAACGTCGTCGAGGCCGTGCGCCACCTGCGCCAGATCAAGGGCGAGATCGGCCGGCTGCGCTCGCTCGACCACAACGAGCTGTTCGCCGCGGCCAAGGAGCTGCGCGCCCCGTACGAGCTGGTCAAGGAGGTCGCCGAGCTGGGCAAGCTGCCGGTCGTGCTGTTCTCCGCCGGTGGCGTGGCCACCCCCGCCGACGCCGCGCTCATGCGCCAGCTCGGCGCCGAGGGTGTCTTCGTCGGCTCGGGCATCTTCAAGTCCGGCGACCCGGCCAAGCGCGCCGCCGCCATCGTGAAGGCCACCACCTTCTACGACGACCCCAAGGTCATCGCGGACGCCTCCCGCGACCTGGGCGAGGCCATGGTCGGCATCAACTGCGACACCCTCCCCGAGTCGGAGCGCTACGCCAACCGCGGTTGGTGA
- a CDS encoding glycosyltransferase family 4 protein — protein MRIGIVCPYSWDVPGGVQFHIRDLAEHLIRSGHQVSVLAPADEDTPLPSYAVSAGRAVPVPYNGSVARLNFGFLSAARVRRWLNEGDFDVIHIHEPTSPSLGLLACWAAQGPIVATFHTSNPRSRAMIAAYPILQAALEKISARIAVSEYARRTLVEHLGGDAVVIPNGVDVDFFARAQPRPEWSGASTGGADGETIGFIGRIDEPRKGLPVLMRALPEILAERPRTRLLVAGRGDEEEAVADLPEAVRDRVEFLGMVSDEDKARLLRSVDLYVAPNTGGESFGIILVEAMSAGAPVLASDLDAFAQVLDQGEAGELFRNEDASALAEAAVRLLADPGRRAALRDRGSRHVRRFDWVTVGADILAVYETVTAGAASVATDERSTPRFRFGLSRE, from the coding sequence TTGAGAATCGGGATCGTCTGCCCGTACTCGTGGGACGTCCCCGGTGGCGTGCAATTTCACATCCGTGACCTGGCGGAACACCTCATCCGCAGCGGGCACCAGGTGTCGGTGCTCGCCCCCGCCGACGAGGACACACCCCTGCCGTCCTACGCCGTCTCCGCCGGTCGGGCCGTACCCGTTCCGTACAACGGCTCGGTCGCCCGGCTGAACTTCGGGTTCCTGTCCGCCGCCCGGGTGCGCCGCTGGCTGAACGAGGGCGACTTCGACGTGATCCACATCCACGAGCCCACCTCGCCCTCGCTCGGCCTGCTGGCGTGCTGGGCGGCACAGGGGCCGATCGTGGCCACCTTCCACACCTCCAACCCGCGCTCGCGGGCGATGATCGCCGCGTACCCGATCCTGCAGGCCGCGCTGGAGAAGATCAGCGCGCGGATCGCGGTCAGCGAGTACGCCAGGCGCACCCTCGTCGAGCACCTGGGCGGCGACGCCGTGGTCATCCCCAACGGCGTGGACGTCGACTTCTTCGCCCGGGCCCAGCCCAGGCCGGAGTGGTCGGGAGCGTCGACCGGCGGCGCCGACGGGGAGACCATCGGGTTCATCGGTCGCATCGACGAGCCGCGCAAGGGGCTGCCGGTGCTGATGCGCGCGCTCCCCGAGATCCTGGCCGAGCGCCCACGGACCCGACTGCTGGTCGCCGGCCGCGGCGACGAGGAGGAGGCCGTCGCCGACCTGCCCGAGGCCGTACGGGACCGGGTGGAGTTCCTCGGCATGGTCAGCGACGAGGACAAGGCCCGGCTGCTGCGCAGCGTGGACCTGTACGTGGCGCCCAACACCGGCGGCGAGAGCTTCGGGATCATCCTGGTCGAGGCGATGTCGGCGGGCGCGCCGGTGCTGGCCAGCGACCTGGACGCGTTCGCCCAGGTGCTCGACCAGGGCGAGGCGGGCGAACTGTTCCGCAACGAGGACGCGAGCGCGCTGGCCGAGGCCGCGGTGCGGCTGCTGGCCGACCCGGGGCGGCGGGCCGCGTTGCGCGACCGTGGCTCCCGGCACGTGCGGCGCTTCGACTGGGTCACGGTCGGCGCGGACATCCTGGCCGTGTACGAGACGGTCACCGCGGGCGCGGCCTCGGTGGCCACCGACGAGCGATCGACGCCACGCTTCCGGTTCGGACTCAGCCGCGAGTAG